Proteins encoded in a region of the Spiroplasma endosymbiont of Amphimallon solstitiale genome:
- a CDS encoding IS30 family transposase translates to MYKYLTIESIIAIKEYKSYGFSIRKIAKAIDYSKSTVHRVCRLLNQNLLPLKILNKIQKNKQNAGRKLIILTLIEINTINHLLISKNYALDIIANFLKENKIKSISTKTLYNMFKTNRMGFDENNLLRKGKNKPHKQKETRGRINNCKSIHERNLIIPNIKNIEEFGHLEGDTIIGKDHKSSIITLADIWSKTTIPLATKNNKSENITKSIIKFISKLQKGTVKTITFDRGKEFSKWKLIEKNCNVKIYFADPGKPCQRGLNENNNGILRRYLPKSTDLSSYKQKDLNCKIKKDTYIKIKLC, encoded by the coding sequence ATGTATAAGTATCTGACTATTGAATCAATAATAGCAATAAAAGAATATAAAAGTTATGGATTTTCGATTCGTAAAATAGCAAAAGCCATTGATTATAGTAAATCAACTGTACATAGAGTTTGTAGATTATTAAATCAAAACTTATTACCATTAAAAATATTGAATAAAATTCAAAAAAATAAACAAAATGCAGGTAGAAAATTAATAATTTTAACTTTAATAGAAATTAATACTATTAATCATTTGTTAATTTCTAAAAATTATGCTCTTGATATAATTGCTAATTTTTTAAAGGAAAATAAAATAAAAAGTATTTCAACAAAAACTTTATATAACATGTTTAAAACAAATCGAATGGGTTTTGATGAAAATAACTTATTGAGAAAAGGAAAAAATAAACCTCACAAACAAAAAGAAACTAGGGGCAGAATTAATAATTGTAAGTCTATTCATGAAAGAAATTTAATCATTCCTAATATTAAAAATATAGAAGAATTTGGTCATTTAGAGGGTGATACTATCATTGGTAAAGATCATAAAAGTTCTATTATTACTTTAGCTGATATATGATCAAAAACCACAATTCCTTTAGCAACTAAAAATAATAAATCAGAAAATATTACAAAAAGTATAATAAAATTTATTTCAAAGTTACAAAAAGGAACAGTTAAAACTATTACTTTTGATCGTGGTAAAGAATTTAGTAAATGAAAATTAATCGAAAAAAATTGTAATGTTAAGATTTATTTTGCAGATCCTGGTAAACCTTGTCAAAGAGGTTTAAATGAAAATAATAATGGTATTTTAAGAAGATATTTACCAAAATCTACAGATCTATCTTCATATAAACAAAAAGACCTGAATTGTAAAATTAAAAAGGACACTTATATAAAAATTAAATTGTGTTAA
- a CDS encoding IS30 family transposase, protein MYKYLTIESIIAIKEYKSYGFSIRKIAKAIDYSKSTVHRVCRLLNQNLLPLEILNKIQKNKQNAGRKLIILTLIEINTINHLLITKNYALDIIANFLKENKIKSISTKTLYNMFKTNRMGFDENNLLRKGKNKPHKQKETRGRINNCKSIHERNLIIPNIKNIEEFGHLEGDTIIGKDHKSSIITLADIWSKTTIPLATKNNKSENITKSIIKFISKLQKGTVKTITFDRGKEFSKWKLIEKNCNVKIYFADPGKPCQRGLNENNNGILRRYLPKSTDLSSYKQKDLNTIAFQINSTPRKSLSYKRPIDLIQLF, encoded by the coding sequence ATGTATAAGTATCTGACTATTGAATCAATAATAGCAATAAAAGAATATAAAAGTTATGGATTTTCGATTCGTAAAATAGCAAAAGCCATTGATTATAGTAAATCAACTGTACATAGAGTTTGTAGATTATTAAATCAAAACTTATTACCATTAGAAATATTGAATAAAATTCAAAAAAATAAACAAAATGCAGGTAGAAAATTAATAATTTTAACTTTAATAGAAATTAATACTATTAATCATTTGTTAATTACTAAAAATTATGCTCTTGATATAATTGCTAATTTTTTAAAGGAAAATAAAATAAAAAGTATTTCAACAAAAACTTTATATAACATGTTTAAAACAAATCGAATGGGTTTTGATGAAAATAACTTATTGAGAAAAGGAAAAAATAAACCTCACAAACAAAAAGAAACTAGGGGCAGAATTAATAATTGTAAGTCTATTCATGAAAGAAATTTAATTATTCCTAATATTAAAAATATAGAAGAATTTGGTCATTTAGAGGGTGATACTATCATTGGTAAAGATCATAAAAGTTCTATTATTACTTTAGCTGATATATGATCAAAAACCACAATTCCTTTAGCAACTAAAAATAATAAATCAGAAAATATTACAAAAAGTATAATAAAATTTATTTCAAAGTTACAAAAAGGAACAGTTAAAACTATTACTTTTGATCGTGGTAAAGAATTTAGTAAATGAAAATTAATCGAAAAAAATTGTAATGTTAAGATTTATTTTGCAGATCCTGGTAAACCTTGTCAAAGAGGTTTAAATGAAAATAATAATGGTATTTTAAGAAGATATTTACCAAAATCTACAGATCTATCTTCATATAAACAAAAAGATTTAAATACTATAGCATTTCAAATTAATTCTACACCCAGAAAATCACTATCTTATAAAAGACCAATAGATTTAATACAATTATTTTAA
- a CDS encoding cation-translocating P-type ATPase, protein MNNTTNLNDNFVISRVVLSDVSCTSCASAIERHFTKEDGITVSINFATKKAQFSYDPKFWNEKKIKKAMHNLGYEICKFETEIKDIKTSHKVDMKDITDDHSSHSHSSEQHQSHMSEQHHNHQHNVKLRDLIELIIGWILLLPLLLIMIPNTPFFDSLRNPYVQLALAIPIQFYFGRKFYIGIYRELIKQKWPGMHTLVALGTTTAFIFSIYLMVINKTEHLYFEVSASIIMIVLLGDLISTVAQKRATSGLESLMSLKPKSILKYDYNTKTETFINIEDVQLNDILIIRKGENIPTDGQLISEEAFINESMLTGESQVITKQVNQNLIGGTNNVGDSFRMKATKIGKDTVLASIIKAVEDAQSQKPKLQKLADKISGWFTPTVILIAILVFLIRYFAVGNGVQESLEIAIATLIIACPCALGIATPLAVAVGINKAAKIGIIYNKASAFEKITKIDTICFDKTGTLTTGNLFIIKIYGQEKHVNKAIAMEKHSTHPLALAFSLYANTNNVGQLLTITEVKEQIGFGIKAKYQTEELQISSLENLQKAKMPFSPFLKTFDFETVTPSQKVLALAINKVVTNIFILEDELQTNALLTIEKVKKQGIEVILISGDNESQTLAIANRVGIETYFANVTPQGKSQIVADLQAKGKKVAFVGDGINDVIALEQSDLAIAMGSGSDIAKKIGDITILDNDISIVYKAIVLTKKTKNNIWINFIWAFSYNIIIIPLAAAGFIIPPLAAIAMALSDITVVGNSLIFKWRKYKY, encoded by the coding sequence ATGAATAATACAACTAATTTAAATGATAATTTTGTTATTAGTAGAGTAGTACTGTCAGATGTTTCATGTACCTCTTGTGCTAGTGCCATTGAAAGACATTTTACCAAAGAAGATGGTATTACTGTTAGTATCAATTTTGCTACTAAAAAAGCACAATTTAGTTATGATCCTAAGTTTTGAAATGAAAAAAAAATTAAAAAAGCAATGCATAATTTAGGATATGAAATTTGTAAGTTTGAAACTGAGATTAAAGATATAAAAACAAGTCACAAAGTTGATATGAAAGATATTACAGATGATCATAGTAGTCATAGTCATAGTAGTGAACAACATCAATCTCATATGTCAGAACAACATCATAATCATCAACATAATGTTAAATTACGTGATTTAATTGAACTTATTATTGGTTGAATATTGTTACTACCACTATTATTAATTATGATACCTAATACTCCATTTTTTGATAGTTTACGTAATCCTTATGTCCAACTTGCACTAGCAATTCCAATTCAATTTTATTTTGGTCGTAAATTTTATATTGGTATTTATCGAGAATTAATTAAACAAAAATGACCCGGTATGCATACTTTAGTAGCATTAGGAACAACAACGGCATTTATTTTTTCTATTTATTTAATGGTAATTAATAAAACCGAACACTTATATTTTGAAGTTAGTGCTTCAATTATTATGATTGTTTTACTTGGTGATTTAATTAGTACTGTTGCACAGAAAAGGGCTACTAGTGGCTTAGAAAGTTTAATGTCATTAAAGCCAAAATCAATCTTAAAATATGATTATAATACCAAAACAGAAACTTTTATTAATATTGAAGATGTACAATTAAATGATATTTTAATTATTCGAAAAGGTGAAAATATTCCTACTGATGGTCAATTAATTAGTGAAGAAGCATTTATTAATGAATCAATGTTAACTGGTGAATCGCAAGTTATTACGAAACAAGTTAACCAAAATTTAATTGGTGGAACTAATAATGTTGGTGATAGTTTTAGGATGAAAGCAACTAAAATTGGTAAAGACACAGTATTAGCAAGTATTATTAAGGCAGTTGAAGATGCACAATCTCAGAAACCAAAATTACAAAAATTGGCTGATAAAATTTCTGGGTGATTTACACCAACTGTTATTTTAATTGCCATTTTAGTTTTTCTTATTCGTTATTTTGCAGTAGGTAATGGTGTGCAAGAATCATTAGAAATTGCAATTGCAACTTTAATAATTGCTTGTCCTTGTGCATTAGGAATTGCAACACCATTAGCAGTTGCTGTTGGAATTAATAAAGCAGCAAAAATAGGAATCATTTATAATAAGGCTAGTGCTTTTGAAAAAATTACTAAGATTGATACCATTTGTTTTGATAAAACAGGAACATTAACTACTGGTAATTTGTTTATTATTAAAATTTATGGTCAAGAAAAACATGTTAATAAGGCAATTGCTATGGAAAAGCATTCAACACATCCTTTGGCTTTAGCTTTTTCTTTATATGCTAATACTAATAATGTTGGACAATTATTGACAATTACCGAAGTTAAAGAACAAATTGGTTTTGGTATTAAAGCAAAATATCAAACTGAAGAATTACAAATTTCATCACTTGAAAATTTACAAAAAGCAAAAATGCCATTTAGTCCATTTCTAAAAACATTTGATTTTGAAACAGTTACTCCTAGCCAGAAAGTATTGGCATTGGCAATTAATAAAGTTGTTACTAATATTTTTATTTTAGAAGATGAATTACAAACAAATGCATTATTAACAATTGAAAAAGTTAAAAAACAGGGAATTGAGGTTATTTTAATTAGTGGTGATAATGAATCACAAACACTTGCTATTGCTAATCGCGTTGGGATAGAAACATACTTTGCTAATGTTACACCACAAGGTAAATCACAAATTGTTGCTGATTTACAAGCAAAAGGGAAAAAAGTAGCGTTTGTTGGTGATGGTATTAATGATGTTATTGCCTTAGAACAATCTGATTTAGCAATTGCAATGGGCTCTGGTAGTGATATTGCTAAAAAAATTGGTGATATTACTATTCTTGATAATGATATTAGTATTGTTTATAAGGCTATTGTTTTAACTAAAAAAACTAAAAATAATATTTGAATCAATTTTATTTGAGCATTTAGTTATAATATTATCATTATTCCATTAGCTGCTGCCGGATTTATTATTCCACCGTTGGCTGCAATTGCGATGGCTCTTTCTGATATAACTGTTGTTGGAAATTCATTAATTTTTAAATGAAGAAAATATAAATATTAG
- a CDS encoding IS256 family transposase, translated as MAKKQNINNNDPISKAVDLLLENTEDLTTVFKEGGLYKELTKRLVEKMLNSEMQNYLGYEKNQHSNTEIDVPRDRNSDFTPVIVAKRQRRFDGFDQQVLSLYAKGMTLSDIRMQLQELYHGADISESVISQITDDVIDDVKTWQNRPLESVYPIVYFDCIVVKVRQDKRIINKSVYIALGVDLEGKKDVLGLWISENEGAKFWLANFTEMKNRGLNDILIACSDNLTGMSEAIQAVYPKTEHQLCIVHQIRNSLKYVSYKHRKTLVTDLKPIYSACSEEQAMQALESFESKWNKQYPQIAKSWYKNWENLMIFISYPTEIKRVIYTTNAIESVNSQLRKVIRNKKAFPNDMSVFKIFYLAIENITKKWTLPIQNWNTAIAHFMIKFEDRINLN; from the coding sequence ATGGCTAAAAAACAAAATATTAATAATAATGATCCAATATCAAAAGCAGTAGATTTATTATTAGAAAATACTGAAGATTTAACAACAGTTTTTAAAGAAGGGGGTTTATATAAAGAATTAACAAAACGTTTAGTTGAAAAAATGTTGAATTCTGAAATGCAAAATTATTTAGGATATGAAAAAAATCAACATAGTAATACTGAGATTGATGTACCAAGAGATCGCAATAGTGATTTTACTCCTGTAATAGTTGCAAAAAGACAGCGAAGATTTGATGGTTTTGATCAACAAGTGCTTTCACTATATGCAAAAGGTATGACTCTATCTGACATTAGAATGCAGTTACAAGAGTTATATCATGGTGCTGATATTAGTGAAAGTGTTATTAGTCAAATTACTGATGATGTTATTGATGATGTCAAAACATGACAAAATCGACCATTAGAAAGCGTTTATCCGATTGTTTATTTTGATTGTATAGTAGTTAAAGTTCGACAAGATAAACGGATTATTAACAAATCAGTTTATATAGCATTAGGAGTTGATTTAGAAGGTAAAAAAGATGTTTTAGGCTTATGAATTAGTGAAAATGAAGGTGCTAAATTTTGATTAGCTAATTTCACAGAAATGAAAAATCGAGGCTTAAATGATATTTTGATTGCTTGTAGTGATAATTTAACAGGCATGTCAGAAGCAATACAAGCAGTTTATCCTAAAACAGAACATCAATTATGCATTGTTCATCAAATTCGAAATAGTTTAAAATATGTTTCATACAAACATCGAAAAACTCTAGTTACAGATTTAAAACCAATTTATAGTGCATGTAGTGAAGAACAAGCAATGCAAGCTTTAGAATCATTTGAAAGTAAATGAAATAAACAATATCCCCAAATTGCTAAATCTTGATATAAAAATTGAGAAAATTTGATGATTTTTATTAGTTATCCTACAGAAATCAAAAGAGTAATTTATACAACAAATGCTATTGAATCTGTTAATAGTCAATTACGAAAAGTTATTAGAAACAAAAAAGCTTTTCCTAATGATATGTCAGTTTTTAAAATATTTTATTTAGCAATTGAAAATATAACAAAAAAATGAACATTGCCTATTCAAAATTGAAATACAGCAATTGCTCATTTTATGATAAAATTTGAAGACAGAATTAATCTGAACTAG
- a CDS encoding IS30 family transposase — protein sequence MYKYLTIESIIAIKEYKSYGFSIRKIAKAIDYSKSTVHRVCRLLNQNLLPLEILNKIQKNKQNAGRKLIILTLIEINTINHLLITKNYALDIIANFLKENKIKSISTKTLYNMFKTNRMGFDENNLLRKGKNKPHKQKETRGRINNCKSIHERNLIITNIKNIEEFGHLEGDTIIGKDHKSSIITLADIWSKTTIPLATKNNKSENITKNIIKFILKLQKGTVKTITFDRGKEFSKWKLIEKNCNVKIYFADPGKPCQRGLNENNNGILRRYLPKSTDLSSYKQKDLNTIAFQINSTPRKSLSYKRPIDLIQLF from the coding sequence ATGTATAAGTATCTGACTATTGAATCAATAATAGCAATAAAAGAATATAAAAGTTATGGATTTTCGATTCGTAAAATAGCAAAAGCCATTGATTATAGTAAATCAACTGTACATAGAGTTTGTAGATTATTAAATCAAAACTTATTACCATTAGAAATATTGAATAAAATTCAAAAAAATAAACAAAATGCAGGTAGAAAATTAATAATTTTAACTTTAATAGAAATTAATACTATTAATCATTTGTTAATTACTAAAAATTATGCTCTTGATATAATTGCTAATTTTTTAAAGGAAAATAAAATAAAAAGTATTTCAACAAAAACTTTATATAACATGTTTAAAACAAATCGAATGGGTTTTGATGAAAATAACTTATTGAGAAAAGGAAAAAATAAACCTCACAAACAAAAAGAAACTAGGGGCAGAATTAATAATTGTAAGTCTATTCATGAAAGAAATTTAATTATTACTAATATTAAAAATATAGAAGAATTTGGTCATTTAGAGGGTGATACTATCATTGGTAAAGATCATAAAAGTTCTATTATTACTTTAGCTGATATATGATCAAAAACCACAATTCCTTTAGCAACTAAAAATAATAAATCAGAAAATATTACAAAAAATATAATAAAATTTATTTTAAAGTTACAAAAAGGAACAGTTAAAACTATTACTTTTGATCGTGGTAAAGAATTTAGTAAATGAAAATTAATCGAAAAAAATTGTAATGTTAAGATTTATTTTGCAGATCCTGGTAAACCTTGTCAAAGAGGTTTAAATGAAAATAATAATGGTATTTTAAGAAGATATTTACCAAAATCTACAGATCTATCTTCATATAAACAAAAAGATTTAAATACTATAGCATTTCAAATTAATTCTACACCCAGAAAATCACTATCTTATAAAAGACCAATAGATTTAATACAATTATTTTAA